In Desulfovibrio sp., the genomic window TGACTCTGCAACGCCTGAATCTGTTTCTTGATACGCTCAACCGCACTGGTGGATGACGAGCTGTCACCTCCACCGCTGCCGCCGCCAACGCCACCAGACTGGGAAGAACCTTCACCACTCTTGGTTTCGCTGTCGGCGCTTTCTGTCGAGGACTCGCCCGAACTTTTGGAAGTTGAGGTGGCCGAGGCGCTGGAAGCCCCCTTGTCGTACATGTGTATTTTTTCAGAAAACAGCTTTTTGGCTTCGTCTGAAATATCCACAGTATCGCCGGAATCGGATGAACTGCTGCTGGTGCGGATGGTATTTGACCCCAAGCCCACCTTGTAAATGGCATCTGCGCTGCTTGTGCCCAAAAGACTGCCAATACCAGATATGCCCATGTTAGCCTCCCGCAGGCTGCTGCCCGCAATTGCCGTTTTTCGCGTTCACCGTCTGTTCCGGTGCAACGGCGGCATCGGGACAACACCCGGCAATAGTTGCCGGGTGCATCTTTCCGCAGGAGGTGCAGCAACATCCGTGCCGATGGCAGCCTTTACAGCCTTAAGCCACTGTGGCAGCCTTACGGCATGGCAGCCTTCAAAGCCTCATCAGCCCTCCTGCACGACCTCCCCGCAACTGTGGATTTTACCCTTGCTGACGGCACTCGTCTTACGGCTACGGTGCGTATTTCTGCCCGCGCGCGGCGCGCCCGGCTTTCGCTTTTGCCGCGCGGCGGGCTGGTGCTTGCCATTCCCATGGGCATGGGGCCCGAGCAGCTGAGGGCAAGCCTGCCTCTCTTTGTGCCGTGGCTCGAACGGGCCCAACGCAACCAGCTGCGCATCCTGCCCGCCCCGCAGCTGCCCGCGCAAATCCACCTGCCGCTGACGCAAGAAACTTTTACGGTAACCTGCGCGGGTGACATTGCATTTGGGCGCAGGGCTGCGGCTGGCTGCAAGGCTGTGAAGGGTTCTGCCGTCCACACCGCCGAAATGGTGCAATGCCGCACGCTGCAGGTATCACGCGGTGCGCGCCGTGTGCTGCTGCTGGAAACCCCCGGCATGCTGCGCCTGTTTGGCAGTGTTAATGACACCCAACTTTGCGCCCAGGCCCTGCGGCAGTGGGCACGTAAAAAGGCCGCGCTGCGGCTGCCGCCCTATCTTGACGGGCTGGCCGCCAGTGCTGGTTTTGCTCTTGCAGAGGTCAGCGTGCGCGACCAGCGGAGCCGCTGGGGCAGCTGCTCACGCCTTCGCCCGCAAAAACTTGCAACAGGGGTGCGCGGCAGACAGACCTATGACCGCGCCAGCGTGCTGGATCAGATATCTGCCCGCGTGCGCAGCTTTTTTTCCGCTCCGCCGGTTGAGGAACATGCGCCTGCCAGCATGAGCCGCAACGCTGCGGGGCAAGGCCCCGAGGGGCGTATCAGCCTGAACTGGCGCGCCCTGCTGCTGCCGGTTCCCCTTCTGGAACATCTGTGCTGGCACGAGCTGTGCCACCTGCGGCACATGAACCATTCTGCGGCCTACAGGGCAGAACTTGCCCGCTTTTCACCCCGCTGGCCGGAGCAGGAAAAAGCCCTCAATGCGGCATGGCGCGGCCTGCCCTGGTGGGCCCTGCCCGGCGACGACCCTTTGCACCCTCCGCAGGATCACGACGCATAACAACAAAAAAAACGACCTTCTCCGTGGCAACGGAAAAGGCCGCAGATTCTGCCTGGGCAGCTTACAAAAAACAGTCGTGGTCAGTGCACGGTATCCGGCGGAGGTCTCCTAGGGCTTCAGGTCGCTCATGGAATCGGCCCTTCCGGCCACCACTACAGCGTCCCCCTTGTGCAGCACCGTCATTGCTGGCGGCACAAACATGAATTCGTTTTTTCCCGCAGGGCGTATGCCCATGACCATTACGCTGAATTCCTGCATGAGATTGAGCTCCACCAGGGTTTTGCCATCCCAGTGGTCCACGCGCAGTTCCTGAATGGCAATGCCGCCGTACTTGGGAATAAGGTCGAGCATGCCGGGGTGGGTGAGCTGGTGGGCGGCCATGACGGCGGCCTCGGTTTCGGGAATCATGGCACGGGTAACGCGCAGGCGCTGCAAAATCTTCTTGTGCTCTTCGTTGGATGCCTTGACCCATATCTTGGGGCCGC contains:
- a CDS encoding M48 family metallopeptidase, translating into MAAFKASSALLHDLPATVDFTLADGTRLTATVRISARARRARLSLLPRGGLVLAIPMGMGPEQLRASLPLFVPWLERAQRNQLRILPAPQLPAQIHLPLTQETFTVTCAGDIAFGRRAAAGCKAVKGSAVHTAEMVQCRTLQVSRGARRVLLLETPGMLRLFGSVNDTQLCAQALRQWARKKAALRLPPYLDGLAASAGFALAEVSVRDQRSRWGSCSRLRPQKLATGVRGRQTYDRASVLDQISARVRSFFSAPPVEEHAPASMSRNAAGQGPEGRISLNWRALLLPVPLLEHLCWHELCHLRHMNHSAAYRAELARFSPRWPEQEKALNAAWRGLPWWALPGDDPLHPPQDHDA
- a CDS encoding TrkA family potassium uptake protein, which codes for MAEKKLEIGVIGLGKFGLRMATTLVELGHTVIGIDMSEARVQRAESTLDSVYKADATSIAVLRSLHVQDLDWVVISVGQSVEQSLSITLNVQELGGPKIWVKASNEEHKKILQRLRVTRAMIPETEAAVMAAHQLTHPGMLDLIPKYGGIAIQELRVDHWDGKTLVELNLMQEFSVMVMGIRPAGKNEFMFVPPAMTVLHKGDAVVVAGRADSMSDLKP